The Paenibacillus uliginis N3/975 genome has a window encoding:
- a CDS encoding oxidoreductase — translation MTIQVGIIGYGLSGSTFHAPLLTSIPDYRIRAVVSSNPDKVRKDLPSTKVVSHVDELLQDEEIAVVVVASPNATHFEYAQKAIEAGKHVVVEKPFTVTSEEADTLIRLAQEKGVLLTVYHNRRWDNDFLTVRNLLETGALGKLSVYQVHHNRYRPLVQQRWKEQQGPGAGELYNLGSHLIDQALFLFGKPKTVWADIRAEREGSEVTDYFHLVFGYEKYRVILHSGSLVRQAGPRFELHGDKGSFLKYGQDPQESQLKQGMHPGDSGWGEDQPDQYGELATELSGLAVQGEIETLPGRYQAFYQGLAEAILEGSEVPVKPEDARDTISMIEYAIESHRKGSIITVS, via the coding sequence ATGACGATACAAGTGGGTATTATTGGTTATGGATTATCCGGCTCTACTTTTCATGCGCCTCTTCTTACGAGCATACCGGATTATCGAATCCGGGCAGTCGTATCTTCTAATCCAGATAAAGTAAGAAAGGATCTTCCCAGCACCAAGGTAGTTAGTCATGTGGATGAGCTGCTGCAGGATGAAGAAATTGCGGTTGTGGTGGTGGCCAGCCCGAATGCGACCCATTTTGAATACGCTCAAAAGGCAATCGAAGCCGGAAAGCATGTGGTTGTAGAGAAGCCGTTCACAGTCACTTCAGAGGAAGCGGACACCCTGATCCGTCTTGCACAGGAAAAAGGGGTTCTACTGACGGTGTACCATAATCGCCGCTGGGACAATGATTTTCTCACAGTGCGCAACTTGCTGGAAACCGGAGCCTTGGGCAAGCTTTCCGTGTATCAAGTGCATCACAACAGATACCGTCCGCTGGTTCAGCAGCGGTGGAAAGAACAGCAAGGACCTGGAGCGGGAGAGTTGTACAATTTGGGCTCTCACCTGATCGACCAGGCTCTGTTCCTGTTCGGTAAGCCGAAGACCGTATGGGCTGATATACGTGCTGAACGCGAGGGGTCGGAAGTTACGGACTATTTTCATCTTGTATTCGGATATGAGAAGTACCGTGTTATTTTGCATTCCGGCTCTCTCGTTCGGCAGGCAGGACCGCGGTTTGAGCTGCACGGGGATAAAGGCAGTTTCCTGAAGTATGGGCAGGATCCGCAGGAATCGCAGCTGAAGCAGGGAATGCACCCTGGCGATAGCGGGTGGGGAGAAGACCAGCCGGATCAGTACGGCGAGTTGGCAACGGAACTTAGCGGATTGGCTGTTCAGGGTGAAATCGAGACCCTGCCGGGAAGATATCAGGCATTCTATCAGGGCCTTGCTGAAGCGATTTTGGAAGGATCTGAGGTGCCAGTGAAGCCCGAGGATGCACGCGACACGATTTCCATGATCGAGTATGCCATAGAGAGCCATCGAAAGGGCTCCATAATCACCGTGTCCTGA
- a CDS encoding CidA/LrgA family protein encodes MKQIIKGSLQVAGFMLISILMDKLAGLLNLSIPGSILGIALVFILLETKVIRLEWIELGASWLLAELLLFFIPAAVGVMNYFPMLKSDGIQILAVVLLSTVTVMVSSGLMATLISRRKERKNP; translated from the coding sequence GTGAAACAAATCATCAAAGGAAGTCTCCAAGTGGCCGGTTTCATGCTTATCTCTATACTCATGGATAAACTGGCCGGACTGCTTAATCTAAGCATACCTGGCAGCATTTTAGGTATTGCACTCGTGTTTATTTTGCTAGAAACCAAAGTGATCCGCCTGGAATGGATTGAGCTTGGAGCCAGCTGGCTGCTTGCTGAACTGTTACTGTTCTTTATTCCGGCTGCTGTTGGTGTCATGAACTATTTCCCGATGCTTAAGAGCGACGGGATTCAAATACTCGCTGTCGTATTACTTAGCACGGTGACCGTTATGGTCAGCTCCGGGCTGATGGCTACACTTATATCCAGACGAAAGGAGCGGAAGAACCCATGA
- a CDS encoding ATP-dependent DNA helicase, whose product MPHTIQISVRPLVEYVFRSGSITSGFRTATTLTEGTRAHQQIQREYGEQDQKEVHLEAEIPYEDLIFAVEGRCDGLIVGEGPVMIDEIKSTSGNLDDIGEDSYPVHWAQAKMYAYMYAKQHGDEEMAVQLTYFQIPVGNIKRFQRTFGFEELERFALEVAEAYAPYATLLREHAKRRNASIRDLAFPFPAYRTGQRKLMGAVYKSIGEGRRLFAKAPTGIGKTISTLFPSIKAMMEGTVQRIFYLTAKTITRTAAEEAVALMQSGGLHMHTVTLTAKDKICFGAEEGCGQESCVFSEGYYDRINGAILDLLQHETSITRPVVEAYARKHRVCPFEFSLDAAYAADAVICDYNYVFDPRVSFKRMPEEVKKRSVLLVDEAHNLVDRARGMFSAELRKSMFLEIQRTFKEINPGLYQAAKTVNNRFIVFRKVSNEEERIVGSHQPEMMDELLEDFVLHAEAELMTGKGGEEVEQLLECYFAAQAYLRISKLYDDRFVTYAEMDGNEVFLKLFCLDPSFLLQQAGKNYRSTVLFSATLTPLMYYRDMLGAEEEDYSLSIPSPFSHEQLDVRLMPTSTRYKDRDRNKDAIVNMLDKLVKEKPVNTLVFLPSYPYMQAVYDGFTVLNPGARTLIQGHAMREDERESFLDSFQADAEVPLIGFAVMGGIFSEGIDLKGDRLASVVVVGVGLPQLSFENDIIKEYFDRNEKNGYDYAYVYPGMNKVLQAGGRLIRSEEDRGTLVLVDDRFQNRQYHALLPEEWRYYRRI is encoded by the coding sequence ATGCCTCATACCATTCAAATATCCGTAAGGCCGCTGGTAGAGTATGTCTTTCGCAGCGGAAGCATTACCTCCGGCTTTCGGACGGCGACAACGCTGACCGAGGGAACGAGAGCACATCAGCAGATCCAGCGAGAATACGGAGAACAGGATCAGAAAGAGGTCCATCTGGAAGCCGAAATTCCTTACGAGGATCTGATATTTGCTGTAGAAGGGCGCTGTGACGGCCTTATTGTGGGAGAGGGACCGGTCATGATTGACGAGATCAAGTCCACCTCCGGTAACCTTGACGACATCGGAGAGGATTCTTATCCGGTTCACTGGGCTCAGGCAAAAATGTATGCTTACATGTATGCCAAGCAGCACGGTGACGAGGAAATGGCCGTTCAGCTGACGTATTTTCAAATACCAGTCGGGAATATAAAAAGGTTCCAGCGTACTTTCGGCTTTGAAGAGCTGGAACGTTTTGCATTGGAGGTAGCGGAGGCTTATGCACCTTACGCTACCCTTCTGCGTGAGCATGCCAAGCGGAGGAACGCGAGTATACGTGATCTCGCATTTCCATTTCCCGCTTACCGGACAGGCCAGCGCAAGCTGATGGGCGCCGTATATAAGAGCATCGGAGAAGGCCGGCGTTTATTCGCCAAGGCTCCAACCGGCATCGGCAAGACGATTTCCACGCTATTCCCTTCTATTAAGGCAATGATGGAAGGAACCGTACAGCGGATCTTTTATCTCACTGCCAAAACGATTACCCGGACGGCGGCAGAGGAAGCCGTAGCACTCATGCAGTCCGGGGGATTGCATATGCATACTGTGACACTAACGGCGAAAGACAAAATTTGCTTTGGCGCGGAGGAAGGATGCGGACAAGAATCCTGTGTTTTTTCCGAGGGCTATTATGACCGCATCAACGGGGCAATACTGGACCTTTTGCAGCACGAGACGTCGATTACGCGCCCGGTCGTTGAGGCTTACGCACGTAAGCACCGGGTCTGCCCATTCGAATTCTCGCTAGATGCCGCTTATGCAGCTGACGCCGTTATCTGTGACTATAATTACGTGTTTGACCCGCGCGTCTCGTTCAAACGGATGCCGGAAGAGGTCAAGAAGCGGAGCGTACTTCTGGTGGATGAAGCTCACAATTTGGTGGACCGGGCACGTGGGATGTTCTCGGCAGAACTCAGAAAATCCATGTTTCTGGAAATTCAGCGAACCTTTAAGGAGATTAATCCGGGACTCTATCAAGCGGCGAAGACGGTAAACAACCGCTTTATTGTGTTCCGCAAGGTCAGCAACGAAGAAGAACGTATTGTGGGATCGCATCAGCCAGAGATGATGGATGAGCTGTTGGAGGACTTTGTCCTGCATGCCGAAGCCGAGCTGATGACCGGAAAAGGCGGGGAAGAGGTGGAGCAGCTGCTGGAGTGTTATTTTGCCGCTCAGGCTTATTTACGAATCTCCAAGCTATATGACGATCGGTTTGTAACTTATGCGGAAATGGACGGCAATGAGGTGTTCTTGAAGCTGTTCTGCCTGGACCCCTCGTTTTTGCTCCAACAGGCCGGGAAGAACTACCGCAGCACGGTGCTGTTCTCAGCGACCTTAACCCCGCTAATGTATTACAGGGACATGCTCGGAGCGGAGGAAGAGGACTACAGTCTCTCCATTCCGTCACCGTTCTCCCATGAACAGCTAGATGTCCGGTTGATGCCTACTTCTACCCGATACAAAGATAGGGATCGCAACAAGGACGCTATTGTCAATATGTTGGATAAGTTGGTGAAAGAAAAACCGGTCAATACGCTGGTATTTTTGCCTTCGTATCCGTACATGCAGGCTGTGTATGATGGCTTTACGGTGTTAAACCCAGGGGCGCGGACGCTGATTCAGGGTCACGCGATGCGGGAGGATGAGCGGGAGTCTTTCCTGGACTCCTTTCAAGCGGATGCCGAAGTGCCGTTGATCGGCTTCGCTGTGATGGGCGGTATTTTCTCGGAGGGGATTGACCTAAAAGGGGATCGGCTGGCCAGCGTCGTTGTTGTCGGCGTCGGGCTGCCTCAACTGTCCTTCGAGAATGATATTATCAAGGAGTATTTCGACCGTAATGAGAAAAACGGCTACGACTATGCTTATGTGTATCCCGGCATGAACAAGGTATTGCAGGCCGGGGGTAGGCTGATTCGTTCCGAAGAGGACCGGGGAACACTCGTATTGGTTGACGACCGTTTTCAGAATCGTCAGTACCATGCTCTTCTGCCGGAGGAGTGGCGGTATTACCGTAGGATATAA
- the rsgA gene encoding ribosome small subunit-dependent GTPase A, with amino-acid sequence MDSMQDPNKPLVPGRVTAQYSKQYRIITETGEKTAAVTGKYEYEALSRSDFPAVGDWILVEPLQGEARAVIHRLLPRATAMTRKEAGSVPDEQVIAANTDTVFIVSALNQDFNVRKIERYLIAVWESGSQPVVLLTKADLCDDPDEYVSQVVSSAPGVPVHAVSSVLDQGKEDISPYLMPGHTVAITGSSGAGKSTLLNWLSGEEIQRVQGIREEDARGRHTTTHRELFLLPGGAIMVDTPGMRELQLWDSAGGWGETFSDIEELAGLCRFHDCRHESEAGCAVQQALDDGTLDPGRFTNYKKTEKELAYLAKKENSASKRQKEHGRPHSSKSRRDRRAGGYSFSNDGYDYD; translated from the coding sequence ATGGACAGTATGCAGGACCCTAATAAGCCGCTTGTTCCCGGCCGGGTTACAGCTCAATATTCTAAACAGTACCGAATCATAACGGAAACAGGGGAGAAAACTGCCGCAGTTACAGGGAAATATGAATACGAAGCATTAAGCCGCAGTGATTTTCCTGCCGTTGGGGACTGGATACTCGTAGAGCCTCTGCAGGGAGAGGCGAGAGCGGTCATTCACAGGCTTCTTCCGCGGGCCACGGCCATGACTCGTAAAGAAGCCGGGAGTGTGCCGGATGAACAGGTTATTGCGGCTAACACGGACACCGTATTTATTGTCAGCGCGCTGAATCAGGATTTTAACGTTCGAAAAATTGAGCGGTACCTGATCGCAGTATGGGAAAGCGGATCACAGCCTGTGGTGCTGCTAACAAAGGCAGACTTGTGTGATGACCCCGATGAATATGTATCACAGGTTGTATCTTCAGCGCCGGGCGTACCTGTACACGCGGTAAGCTCCGTGCTGGATCAGGGGAAAGAAGATATCTCACCGTACCTCATGCCTGGACATACGGTTGCGATTACCGGTTCCTCCGGCGCAGGTAAATCTACATTGCTCAACTGGCTTTCCGGCGAGGAGATCCAACGTGTTCAGGGTATTCGGGAAGAGGATGCCAGAGGAAGGCATACTACGACGCATCGGGAGCTTTTCCTCCTGCCAGGGGGAGCCATTATGGTGGACACACCGGGGATGCGGGAGCTTCAGCTGTGGGACTCAGCAGGTGGCTGGGGGGAGACGTTCTCGGACATTGAAGAGCTTGCCGGACTGTGCCGTTTCCATGACTGTCGCCATGAATCGGAAGCCGGCTGTGCCGTCCAGCAAGCGCTTGATGATGGAACGCTGGACCCGGGGCGCTTTACCAACTATAAGAAAACGGAAAAAGAGCTCGCATACCTCGCTAAGAAGGAGAACAGCGCTTCGAAGCGACAAAAAGAACATGGGCGGCCCCATTCATCTAAATCCCGGAGGGATAGAAGAGCAGGCGGATATTCTTTCTCGAATGACGGTTATGATTACGATTGA
- the cidR gene encoding cidABC operon transcriptional activator CidR has product MDIRHLQYFLEVARLRSFTKAAEMLYITQPTISKTIRNMEDEWGVTLFHRQGRGIELTDAGRIMYQQAQQMVEAFQRVSDELEDLMNLKRGHLRIGLPPMIGSSFFPEVIGQFHHKYPQITIQLIEDGAKKVEADVESGQTDIGVAVLPVNEEVFHYYSFIQENLLLLLHPSHRLAGRDSVSLVELADEPFVLFREDFTLHDRIIRECIGAGFEPHVVYESSQWDLISGMVAANLGIALLPETICREIDASRVTILPLDNPSIPWQLGMVWRKDRYLSFAAREWISFTRSLLGEKG; this is encoded by the coding sequence TTGGACATCCGGCATTTACAGTACTTTTTGGAAGTAGCGCGTCTTCGCAGCTTTACTAAAGCAGCAGAGATGTTGTACATAACCCAACCGACGATCAGCAAGACGATTAGAAATATGGAGGATGAGTGGGGAGTTACCCTCTTTCATCGGCAGGGAAGGGGTATCGAGCTTACCGATGCGGGCCGGATTATGTATCAGCAGGCACAACAAATGGTTGAGGCCTTTCAGCGGGTTTCGGACGAGCTTGAGGATCTGATGAATTTGAAGCGGGGACATTTAAGAATCGGACTACCGCCAATGATCGGTTCCAGCTTTTTTCCGGAAGTGATCGGGCAGTTTCATCATAAGTACCCACAGATTACGATCCAGCTCATTGAGGATGGAGCCAAGAAAGTGGAAGCGGACGTGGAGAGCGGGCAGACCGACATTGGCGTTGCCGTGCTGCCGGTAAACGAGGAAGTGTTTCACTATTATTCGTTCATTCAGGAGAATTTACTTCTTCTGCTCCATCCGTCTCACCGGCTTGCTGGACGTGATTCGGTTTCCCTTGTGGAGCTGGCGGATGAGCCCTTTGTATTGTTTCGAGAGGACTTTACACTGCATGACCGGATTATCCGGGAGTGCATCGGAGCGGGATTTGAGCCGCATGTCGTATACGAAAGCTCGCAGTGGGATTTAATCAGCGGGATGGTTGCGGCCAATCTGGGCATTGCGTTGCTACCGGAGACAATATGCAGAGAAATCGATGCTTCGCGTGTCACGATCCTTCCATTAGATAATCCGTCCATACCATGGCAGCTCGGCATGGTATGGCGCAAGGATCGGTACTTGTCCTTTGCCGCCAGAGAGTGGATTTCATTTACCCGCTCCCTGCTTGGGGAGAAAGGGTAA
- a CDS encoding CidB/LrgB family autolysis modulator gives MTLSWLAWFGLPLTAIIYWAAKKLYQRKSKVYLSPLLITPIAIIIILTQTGVSYEAYNEGAGWLSDLLQPATVAFAVPLYKNFQTLKKHAAEIMVSVVSGSVMAIISSAFFAKWLHLSSSLTTSLVPRSITTPIAMNVSQVIGGVPNMTAVFVIMTGILGSMVGPSVMKVFRIKGDIARGILFGTSAHGTGTSKAFEFSSLSGTISSISMILAALFTLGAAPILMSFLF, from the coding sequence ATGACATTATCCTGGCTGGCATGGTTTGGCCTCCCCCTGACTGCAATCATTTACTGGGCTGCCAAAAAGCTGTATCAACGAAAATCAAAAGTGTATTTATCTCCGCTCCTGATCACCCCAATCGCCATTATTATCATTTTGACGCAGACCGGGGTTTCCTATGAAGCTTATAACGAAGGAGCTGGGTGGCTCAGCGATCTACTGCAGCCGGCAACGGTAGCTTTTGCTGTACCCCTATATAAAAATTTTCAGACACTCAAAAAACACGCGGCCGAAATTATGGTCAGTGTCGTCTCCGGATCGGTTATGGCGATCATATCGTCAGCCTTTTTTGCCAAATGGCTGCATCTAAGCAGCTCCCTGACGACCAGCCTCGTACCGAGATCTATTACCACCCCGATTGCTATGAACGTTTCCCAAGTGATTGGTGGTGTTCCGAACATGACGGCCGTATTCGTCATTATGACCGGTATCCTCGGCTCCATGGTCGGCCCGTCCGTTATGAAAGTGTTTAGGATCAAGGGCGATATCGCCCGCGGGATCTTGTTTGGAACAAGTGCTCACGGTACGGGTACCTCCAAAGCGTTCGAGTTCAGTTCCCTTTCAGGGACCATTTCAAGTATCTCCATGATACTCGCCGCGCTGTTCACACTCGGTGCTGCACCGATCTTAATGTCATTTCTGTTCTAA
- a CDS encoding LTA synthase family protein, translating into MFASNRFRLTITRPFIFFSVIMLLKSYLAWMVIFDDIIPWRPLITEIPFIWLVFSLIEWFASKRKMAAYMTVNLLLTAIFFAAIMYYKYYGVIVTYHALEQVNQVTAVSNSVFSLMDPYFLLIFTDIIVLFVLFWRSDRIKTWKQKHSKKGRRSFASTMFVISLVICLFQILPNRASMNETVKAQEMGILNYEAYTIFQKDDTELADAKSINQDEVNKLKGITPVSTPAYQGVAEGKNVIIIQMESFQQFLINLKLDGQEVTPVMNKLANESLYFPNFFQNVGQGNTSDAEFVVNTSFYIPPRGAAAQHYADRQLPSLPKMLKKDGYQSATFHTNVVEFWNRGELYKALGFDQYYDKDFFGEPDKVFFGSSDEVLYTKTAEQLKKMSESGNPFYAHVLSMTAHHPFTIPESKYKMTLPERYEGTFVGDYIRSQNYADYALGQFIELLKKDGIWDNSLVIVYGDHLGLPIYSLDNKDKELMKEIYGRDYVSADMINIPLMIHSEGYIEPEVMEPIGGQVDILPTIANLTGISLDDQLHFGQDLLNQKDYNLLPERYYLPSGTFINNTTLFMPGNTFEDGTLHPLPHTSQEATKASKDEFDRALKLLHLSDSYLRQLPEHSSK; encoded by the coding sequence GTGTTCGCATCGAACCGGTTTCGGTTAACGATTACAAGACCATTTATTTTTTTCTCAGTCATTATGCTGCTTAAAAGCTACCTGGCTTGGATGGTAATCTTTGATGATATAATACCTTGGCGTCCGCTTATTACCGAGATCCCCTTCATCTGGTTAGTGTTCAGCCTGATCGAATGGTTCGCTTCCAAACGCAAGATGGCAGCTTACATGACCGTAAACCTGCTCCTTACCGCAATTTTTTTCGCAGCCATTATGTACTATAAATATTACGGTGTCATCGTAACCTATCATGCTCTGGAGCAGGTAAATCAGGTGACTGCAGTCAGCAACAGTGTTTTCTCACTCATGGACCCGTATTTTCTGCTGATCTTCACAGACATTATCGTGCTGTTCGTTCTCTTCTGGAGAAGCGACCGGATCAAGACCTGGAAACAGAAACATTCGAAAAAAGGGAGACGTTCCTTTGCGTCGACGATGTTCGTCATTTCCCTAGTCATCTGTCTGTTCCAAATTCTCCCTAACCGTGCCAGCATGAATGAAACTGTCAAAGCACAGGAGATGGGAATTCTCAATTATGAGGCCTACACCATCTTCCAGAAGGATGATACGGAGCTGGCAGACGCCAAGTCCATTAACCAGGACGAAGTCAATAAACTAAAAGGAATTACTCCCGTATCCACTCCCGCATATCAGGGGGTTGCTGAAGGAAAGAACGTCATCATCATCCAGATGGAATCATTCCAGCAATTCTTAATAAATTTGAAACTGGACGGTCAGGAAGTTACACCGGTTATGAACAAGCTGGCTAATGAAAGCCTTTATTTCCCGAATTTCTTTCAAAACGTCGGTCAAGGCAATACGTCCGATGCTGAATTTGTTGTAAATACGTCCTTTTATATCCCACCGCGCGGAGCAGCCGCCCAGCACTATGCGGACAGGCAGCTGCCAAGCCTGCCTAAGATGCTGAAGAAGGACGGCTATCAGTCCGCTACATTCCATACGAATGTTGTAGAGTTCTGGAACCGCGGTGAGCTGTATAAGGCACTCGGGTTTGATCAATATTACGATAAAGATTTCTTCGGTGAGCCCGATAAAGTATTTTTCGGCTCCTCCGATGAGGTGTTATATACAAAAACAGCGGAACAGCTTAAAAAAATGAGCGAGTCCGGCAATCCCTTTTATGCCCATGTCCTATCCATGACCGCCCATCATCCGTTTACGATTCCCGAATCCAAGTATAAGATGACGCTGCCGGAGCGATATGAAGGGACCTTTGTAGGCGATTATATCCGCTCTCAGAACTACGCGGACTACGCACTGGGCCAGTTTATCGAGCTACTCAAAAAAGACGGCATCTGGGACAACAGTCTCGTCATCGTATACGGAGACCATTTAGGTCTGCCGATTTATTCGTTGGATAATAAAGATAAAGAACTTATGAAAGAAATATACGGCCGTGATTATGTGTCTGCTGACATGATCAACATTCCGCTTATGATCCATAGCGAAGGATACATCGAGCCTGAAGTTATGGAACCAATCGGCGGCCAGGTGGACATTTTACCAACGATCGCCAACCTGACTGGCATATCACTAGATGATCAGCTGCACTTTGGCCAGGATCTATTGAACCAAAAGGATTACAACCTGCTACCGGAACGCTATTACCTGCCTTCCGGGACGTTCATTAACAATACAACCTTGTTTATGCCAGGCAACACTTTTGAGGACGGCACTCTCCACCCGTTGCCGCACACCTCACAGGAGGCAACAAAAGCTTCCAAAGACGAGTTTGACCGGGCGCTTAAGCTGCTTCATCTATCGGATAGCTACTTGCGGCAATTACCGGAACACAGCAGTAAATAA
- a CDS encoding catalase: MDQDRESYSRNAGETEQHNTLTDRQGHPIHDNQNVRTVGNRGPMTLENYHFLEKITHFDRERIPERVVHARGAGAHGYFEAYGKAGDEPVSKYTRAKLFQTPGKRTPVFVRFSTVVHGSGSPETLRDPRGFAVKFYTEEGNWDLVGNNLKIFFIRDPLKFPDMVHAFKPDPVSNVPGPVGMFDFVSRSPEATHMITFVFSPWGIPANYRQMQGSGVNTYKWVNAEGTGVLVKYHWEPIKQGIKNLTQKEANEIQGMNDSHATQDLYEAIERGDYPEWELCVQIMSDDDHPELEFDPLDPTKLWPADQFPFLKVGKMVLDRNPENYYNEVEQAAFGTGVLVDGLDFSDDKLLQGRTFSYSDTQRHRVGTNYLQLPINAPKKRVATNQRGGQMQYFVDKAPGQSPHVDYEPSMTDGLKEAQQTAKPHQPNYHANLVREKIDRPLDFKQAGDTYRAFENWERDELISNLVAALIQCDTRIQEVMVEYFTNADEEYGRRVREGLDQAKKDRGSDASKSIRDEAVQDAERKSHDADPY; encoded by the coding sequence TTGGATCAGGACCGGGAGAGCTATTCCCGAAATGCCGGGGAAACGGAGCAGCACAACACACTGACAGACCGTCAGGGCCATCCGATTCATGATAACCAAAATGTGAGAACGGTTGGTAACCGCGGTCCTATGACACTGGAGAACTACCATTTTCTTGAGAAAATCACTCACTTCGACCGGGAGCGTATACCGGAGCGTGTCGTTCATGCCAGAGGTGCAGGCGCGCATGGCTACTTTGAGGCATACGGCAAAGCGGGTGACGAACCGGTCTCGAAATATACCCGGGCAAAACTGTTCCAAACGCCAGGTAAGCGTACCCCGGTGTTTGTTCGTTTCTCAACCGTGGTTCACGGCTCGGGTTCTCCAGAAACACTTCGCGATCCTCGTGGCTTTGCTGTAAAGTTTTATACGGAGGAAGGCAACTGGGATCTGGTGGGTAACAACCTGAAAATCTTTTTTATACGCGATCCGTTGAAGTTCCCGGATATGGTGCATGCATTCAAGCCGGATCCGGTGTCGAACGTTCCCGGACCGGTCGGCATGTTCGACTTCGTCTCCCGATCACCGGAAGCGACACATATGATTACATTTGTGTTCTCCCCTTGGGGGATTCCGGCAAACTATCGTCAAATGCAGGGCTCCGGTGTAAATACATATAAGTGGGTGAATGCGGAAGGTACCGGAGTTCTGGTGAAGTATCACTGGGAGCCAATCAAGCAGGGCATCAAAAACCTGACCCAGAAGGAAGCAAATGAAATTCAGGGAATGAACGACAGTCATGCGACACAGGACCTGTACGAGGCGATTGAGCGCGGTGATTATCCGGAATGGGAACTGTGCGTTCAAATTATGAGTGATGACGACCATCCGGAGCTGGAGTTTGATCCGCTGGATCCGACAAAGTTGTGGCCTGCCGATCAGTTCCCCTTCCTTAAAGTAGGGAAAATGGTGCTTGACCGTAATCCAGAAAATTATTACAACGAGGTGGAACAGGCCGCCTTCGGTACAGGTGTGTTGGTGGACGGACTGGACTTCTCGGACGACAAGCTGCTTCAGGGCCGAACGTTCTCCTATTCCGATACCCAGCGTCACCGGGTAGGGACGAATTATTTGCAACTGCCGATCAATGCTCCGAAAAAAAGGGTGGCGACGAACCAACGAGGCGGTCAAATGCAATATTTTGTAGATAAAGCACCGGGTCAAAGCCCGCATGTGGATTACGAGCCGTCCATGACGGACGGTTTGAAGGAAGCCCAGCAGACAGCGAAGCCGCATCAGCCGAACTATCATGCCAATCTCGTTCGCGAGAAGATTGATCGTCCGCTCGACTTTAAGCAGGCTGGAGATACGTATCGGGCATTTGAGAACTGGGAGCGGGATGAGCTGATCAGCAACCTGGTCGCTGCCTTGATCCAGTGTGATACCCGCATTCAGGAGGTAATGGTGGAATACTTCACGAATGCGGATGAAGAATACGGAAGACGGGTAAGAGAAGGTCTTGATCAAGCCAAGAAAGATCGCGGTAGTGACGCTAGCAAGAGCATACGGGATGAAGCGGTGCAGGATGCCGAGAGAAAAAGTCACGATGCTGATCCGTACTAA
- the pdaA gene encoding delta-lactam-biosynthetic de-N-acetylase yields the protein MNKRCVLRVTSIITLCFALLLTFSLSAFASGSGPFHFGFKRSVNGKLPSIDQEGFKELLKKHGAVFMGDSSKKELYMTFDNGYENGFTAGILDTLKAKKVPATFFVTGHYVKTQTELLKRMTAEGHIIGNHSWSHPDVSTISAEKLTEELDRVKTEVTNVTGQKEMKYLRTPRGIFNERSLAVSKELGYTNVFWSLAYKDWDVNAQRGSQYAYEKVTAQLHPGAVMLLHSISRDNAEALGRIIDEARKQGYEFKSLDDMEIKAP from the coding sequence ATGAATAAACGTTGCGTTCTTCGAGTGACGTCTATAATTACGTTGTGTTTTGCACTACTGTTGACGTTTTCGCTCTCGGCTTTCGCATCGGGCAGCGGGCCTTTCCATTTCGGCTTTAAGCGAAGTGTGAACGGTAAGCTTCCGTCTATTGATCAGGAGGGCTTTAAAGAGCTCCTTAAGAAGCATGGCGCTGTCTTTATGGGAGATTCCAGCAAGAAAGAATTGTACATGACGTTTGATAACGGGTATGAAAATGGATTTACCGCGGGAATTCTGGATACGCTGAAAGCCAAAAAGGTGCCAGCAACCTTTTTTGTAACGGGCCATTATGTTAAGACGCAGACAGAACTTCTGAAACGGATGACAGCGGAGGGGCATATTATCGGTAACCATTCCTGGAGTCATCCAGACGTGTCCACGATTTCAGCGGAAAAGCTGACGGAGGAGCTCGATCGGGTAAAGACCGAGGTTACTAATGTAACTGGGCAAAAAGAGATGAAATACCTCCGGACACCGCGCGGAATTTTTAACGAGCGCTCTCTAGCCGTGAGCAAGGAGCTGGGTTATACGAATGTGTTCTGGTCGCTCGCTTACAAAGACTGGGACGTAAACGCCCAGCGCGGCTCCCAGTATGCTTATGAGAAAGTGACAGCGCAGCTCCACCCTGGTGCCGTCATGCTGCTCCATTCCATCTCCCGCGACAATGCGGAGGCGCTCGGTCGTATTATTGATGAAGCCCGGAAACAGGGCTACGAGTTTAAAAGCCTGGACGATATGGAGATAAAAGCGCCGTAA